The Spiroplasma clarkii genome has a window encoding:
- the prmC gene encoding peptide chain release factor N(5)-glutamine methyltransferase, translating into MKIYELLENSKDFLDKNTFNELILYVLKNPDVQPLLTDEISADKVLLFNELCEKIKENHPVAYVINNKYFYESDFYVDERVLIPRIETELLVEAALEFDLANKNVLDLCCGSGCIGISLKIKEPTINLFLSDISKPALAVCEINLKKHQVQAQTLCEDYLDAVFKINNKLDFIVINPPYIAQSDTEVSDQAISFEPKLALFAESEGLYFYEQLFENLEKIYKLHQPIIICEFGYEQKPAIKNLFEKHASKYKIKFKKDYFNNPRYFILCEV; encoded by the coding sequence ATGAAAATCTATGAACTACTTGAGAACAGTAAAGACTTTTTAGATAAAAACACATTTAATGAATTGATACTTTATGTTTTAAAGAACCCAGATGTGCAGCCACTACTAACTGATGAGATATCTGCTGATAAAGTACTTTTGTTTAATGAACTTTGTGAAAAGATAAAGGAGAATCATCCTGTGGCATATGTCATTAACAACAAGTACTTTTATGAAAGTGATTTCTATGTTGATGAAAGGGTTTTGATTCCAAGAATTGAAACAGAACTATTAGTTGAAGCAGCACTTGAATTTGATTTAGCTAACAAAAATGTTTTAGACCTATGTTGTGGATCTGGCTGCATTGGCATCAGTTTGAAGATAAAAGAACCAACCATCAATTTATTTTTATCAGATATTTCAAAACCAGCATTGGCGGTGTGTGAAATTAATTTAAAAAAACACCAAGTGCAAGCTCAAACTCTATGTGAAGATTACTTGGATGCAGTTTTTAAAATTAATAACAAATTAGATTTCATAGTAATTAATCCACCTTATATTGCTCAAAGTGATACTGAAGTTTCTGATCAAGCCATAAGTTTTGAACCAAAACTAGCACTATTTGCAGAATCTGAAGGGCTATATTTTTATGAACAATTATTTGAAAATTTAGAAAAAATTTATAAGCTACATCAACCCATAATTATTTGTGAATTTGGTTACGAGCAAAAACCTGCAATCAAAAATTTATTTGAGAAACATGCAAGCAAATATAAAATTAAGTTTAAAAAAGATTATTTCAATAACCCAAGATATTTTATTTTATGTGAGGTGTAA
- the prfA gene encoding peptide chain release factor 1, which translates to MNKKTIEALETILARIKKIDMELLKEENLTDIKLLTELNKERANLDETATKYEHYKKILGEMNEAKEMLETEKDPEMRELAKAQYEESQAQIPSLEDEIEIMLLPKDPNDDKNVIFEIRGAAGGDEANIFAGDLFRMYLKYAEKNGWKIDVLDQYESTVGGFSQISFVVKGDKVYSKMKFESGSHRVQRVPKTESKGRIQTSTATVAVLPEVSEVEVEIKATDLRIDTYRSSGAGGQHVNTTDSAVRILHIPTGAVAASQDGRSQHDNKEKAMTMLRAKIYEAELKKQQSEADSMRKSAVGTGARSEKIRTYNYAQNRVTDHRINLTLNKLDQVMEGNIEEIIIELINNEQKELIAHQIESNS; encoded by the coding sequence ATGAACAAAAAAACTATTGAGGCCTTAGAAACCATTTTAGCTCGAATTAAAAAGATTGACATGGAACTTCTAAAAGAAGAAAACTTAACAGACATCAAGTTGCTGACTGAATTAAATAAAGAGAGAGCCAATCTAGATGAAACTGCAACCAAGTATGAACATTACAAAAAAATTCTTGGTGAAATGAACGAAGCTAAAGAAATGTTAGAAACTGAAAAAGACCCTGAAATGAGGGAACTTGCCAAAGCTCAGTATGAAGAATCTCAAGCTCAAATTCCAAGCTTAGAAGATGAAATTGAAATCATGTTACTTCCTAAAGATCCAAATGATGATAAAAATGTTATTTTTGAAATCAGGGGAGCTGCCGGAGGAGATGAAGCTAACATTTTTGCTGGAGATTTATTTAGAATGTATTTAAAGTATGCAGAAAAAAATGGTTGAAAAATTGATGTTCTTGACCAATATGAATCTACTGTTGGAGGTTTTAGTCAAATTTCTTTTGTGGTTAAAGGGGATAAAGTTTATTCAAAAATGAAATTTGAATCTGGAAGTCACAGAGTTCAAAGGGTTCCAAAGACTGAATCAAAGGGAAGAATTCAAACTTCAACTGCAACCGTTGCTGTGTTACCAGAAGTTTCAGAAGTTGAAGTTGAAATCAAAGCAACTGATTTAAGAATTGATACTTATCGTTCAAGTGGAGCTGGTGGTCAACATGTTAATACTACAGATTCAGCTGTGCGAATTCTCCACATCCCAACTGGGGCAGTGGCAGCTTCACAAGATGGAAGAAGTCAACATGATAATAAAGAAAAAGCTATGACAATGTTGAGAGCAAAAATTTATGAAGCAGAATTAAAAAAACAACAATCTGAAGCTGATAGCATGAGAAAATCTGCAGTTGGAACTGGTGCTAGAAGTGAAAAAATTAGAACTTACAATTATGCGCAAAACCGTGTAACAGATCATCGCATAAACTTAACTTTGAATAAATTAGACCAAGTTATGGAAGGAAATATTGAAGAAATTATTATTGAACTAATTAATAATGAGCAAAAAGAGCTGATTGCTCACCAAATTGAAAGTAATAGCTAA
- a CDS encoding thymidine kinase, which yields MSYRINPSTKPGWIELITGCMFSGKTEEFIRRIRRYRYAKQKVIVFKPIIDQRYYEDKVASHSGMIVDSIPVASTKEMLDIINKETEKIDVIGIDEIQFFDEAVVDAVSELADQGILVIVNGLDKDYRNDAFKNVDRLLFMAEYVDKLAAICYVCGGNANRTQRIVDGVPAKKDEPLVVISANEKYEARCRHCYIKPS from the coding sequence ATGAGTTATAGAATTAATCCAAGTACAAAACCCGGCTGAATTGAATTAATTACTGGATGTATGTTCTCGGGTAAAACTGAAGAATTTATTAGAAGAATTAGACGTTATCGCTATGCCAAACAAAAGGTCATAGTGTTTAAACCAATAATTGACCAACGTTATTATGAAGATAAAGTAGCTTCACACTCAGGAATGATTGTTGATTCAATTCCTGTAGCAAGCACCAAAGAGATGTTAGACATCATTAACAAGGAAACTGAAAAAATTGATGTTATTGGAATTGATGAAATTCAATTTTTTGATGAGGCAGTTGTTGATGCTGTTTCAGAACTAGCAGATCAAGGAATACTGGTTATTGTAAATGGCTTAGATAAAGATTATCGAAATGATGCATTTAAAAATGTTGATAGGTTATTATTTATGGCAGAATATGTAGACAAACTTGCAGCAATTTGTTATGTATGTGGAGGCAATGCCAACCGTACTCAAAGAATTGTTGATGGAGTACCTGCAAAAAAAGATGAACCTTTGGTTGTGATTTCTGCAAATGAAAAATATGAAGCAAGGTGTCGTCATTGTTATATAAAACCAAGTTAG
- a CDS encoding DHH family phosphoesterase, translating into MINSKQAQQLTKTIEAYQKIIIAKHIAPDWDAQGSALGLKEIILANFPKKEVYVVGKVFNSDKNFVDEEKLNPEIIAQALLITVDVANFERIDFTFKNDVKEVFKIDHHLEVDDFASHKLVDDKAIACTQVIVQWAQACNLQVNKDAATNLYFGLITDSGRFLYNKTNQETFNCASFLMDCGINLQEIYDKLYLKKLDVEKWLHHAFGMAVFDTAYPIAYIKITLADWKDHNITEEEVKRAVSVLSGIRDIEIWFIAYESLETEKIKVSLRSRHYEINRVAVKHNGGGHMLASGAKLNNFEEIENLMVDLRKLVDNKL; encoded by the coding sequence ATGATTAATTCAAAACAAGCACAACAACTTACAAAAACAATTGAAGCTTACCAAAAAATCATTATTGCAAAACATATTGCACCAGATTGAGATGCTCAAGGCAGTGCTCTTGGTTTAAAGGAAATCATTCTGGCAAATTTCCCTAAGAAAGAAGTCTATGTGGTTGGTAAAGTATTTAATAGTGATAAAAATTTTGTTGATGAAGAAAAATTAAATCCTGAGATTATTGCCCAAGCTTTATTAATTACTGTTGATGTTGCTAATTTTGAAAGAATAGATTTTACTTTCAAAAATGATGTTAAAGAAGTTTTTAAAATTGACCACCACCTTGAGGTTGATGATTTTGCCAGTCACAAACTGGTTGATGATAAAGCAATTGCTTGTACCCAGGTGATAGTTCAATGAGCACAAGCATGCAACTTACAGGTTAATAAGGATGCAGCAACCAATTTATATTTTGGTTTAATAACAGACTCAGGGAGATTTTTATACAATAAAACTAATCAAGAAACATTTAATTGTGCTAGTTTTTTAATGGATTGTGGAATTAATCTACAAGAAATTTATGATAAATTATACTTAAAAAAACTAGATGTTGAAAAATGATTGCATCATGCTTTTGGAATGGCAGTATTTGATACTGCTTACCCAATTGCTTACATTAAAATAACTTTAGCTGATTGAAAAGATCACAATATCACTGAAGAAGAAGTTAAAAGGGCAGTCTCAGTTTTAAGTGGTATAAGAGATATTGAAATTTGATTTATTGCTTATGAAAGTTTAGAGACTGAAAAAATAAAGGTTTCATTGCGTTCAAGGCATTATGAAATTAATAGGGTGGCAGTAAAACACAATGGAGGCGGACATATGCTAGCTTCTGGTGCAAAGCTGAACAATTTTGAAGAAATCGAAAACCTTATGGTTGATTTAAGAAAATTAGTAGATAATAAATTGTAA
- the rpmE gene encoding 50S ribosomal protein L31, whose translation MPRKDIHPQYFNAKFVCTTCSNEFMSGSTKAEEVRIDTCSNCHPYYTGKQSFANAEGRVEKFKEKFAKKDAKAAEKEAASAAQKALNEQAAKDNK comes from the coding sequence ATGCCAAGAAAAGACATTCATCCACAATATTTCAATGCTAAGTTTGTTTGTACAACATGCAGCAATGAATTTATGTCAGGATCAACAAAAGCTGAAGAAGTAAGAATTGATACTTGTTCAAATTGTCACCCATACTACACTGGTAAACAATCATTTGCCAATGCTGAGGGAAGAGTTGAAAAATTCAAAGAAAAATTTGCAAAAAAAGATGCTAAGGCAGCTGAAAAAGAAGCAGCAAGCGCAGCACAAAAAGCACTAAATGAACAAGCTGCAAAAGACAATAAGTAA
- a CDS encoding SPE_1075/MLC_0560 family membrane protein, which yields MNKIVIKLKQHFKVHWRSILVRIALLMVGFPVSSFGVALYQTTTFGVSQMDFTIYTIAALWKGYDQTTGEMLNQVLQNQYLIIFILVLLFMTILSLIFALPKTIKSIKKEKNYQPLLMMLVTLFSNIIVAVLAYFLMDVFLNDVLPVDFLKEQLDQKVKNLIFVGAFLIFCFGIALWVHANIMLGPFNSYCYEFQKLTNKPYSFARVMMDLVIFAPGLCLWFFLPGDWQSKGNFLITNLGVGTITLTVLTGPTVNLFLIVLKKTINFSKLDLIKNIQHQEEQVS from the coding sequence ATGAATAAAATAGTTATTAAATTAAAGCAGCATTTCAAAGTTCATTGAAGAAGTATTTTAGTCAGGATTGCATTACTAATGGTTGGTTTTCCAGTTAGTAGTTTTGGAGTAGCACTATACCAAACCACAACTTTTGGTGTAAGTCAGATGGACTTTACAATCTACACAATTGCAGCCTTATGAAAAGGTTATGATCAAACAACTGGAGAAATGTTAAATCAAGTTCTACAAAATCAATATTTAATAATTTTTATTCTGGTTTTACTGTTTATGACAATATTGAGTTTAATTTTTGCTCTTCCAAAAACAATTAAAAGTATTAAAAAAGAGAAAAACTATCAACCTCTATTAATGATGTTGGTTACATTGTTTTCAAATATCATTGTGGCAGTTTTAGCATATTTTTTGATGGATGTCTTTTTGAATGATGTATTACCAGTAGATTTTTTAAAAGAGCAACTTGACCAAAAAGTTAAAAACCTAATTTTTGTTGGTGCCTTTTTAATTTTTTGTTTTGGAATTGCTTTATGAGTTCATGCAAACATAATGTTGGGTCCATTTAATAGCTATTGTTATGAGTTTCAGAAGTTAACCAATAAACCCTATAGTTTTGCAAGAGTTATGATGGACTTAGTAATTTTTGCCCCTGGTTTATGTTTATGATTTTTTCTTCCTGGTGATTGACAAAGTAAAGGGAATTTCTTAATTACAAATTTAGGGGTGGGAACTATTACATTAACAGTGTTAACTGGACCCACAGTTAATCTCTTCTTAATAGTTTTGAAAAAAACTATAAATTTTTCAAAACTTGATTTAATTAAAAATATCCAACACCAAGAAGAACAAGTTTCATAA
- the fba gene encoding class II fructose-1,6-bisphosphate aldolase: protein MSRIYHKRLVNATEMVNAAHKGKYAIGHFNINNLEWTKAILEAAQETNTPTIIATSEGALKYMGGAKVVVGMVNGLLDELNITVPVALHLDHGQSIEMAKKCIEAGYSSVMFDGSHLPYEENIAKVKELMVFAKNHEISVEAEIGSIGGEEDGVVGEGELGDPKQAAEMGATGISMLAAGIGNIHGKYPEWWKSLSFETLQALQDACKLPMVLHGGSGIPQDQVKKAITLGISKINVNTELQLAFRDATRKYVEDKKDLDDDAKGFDPRKLLAPGYKALKATFVELTTLFGCANKAGK from the coding sequence ATGTCTAGAATATATCACAAAAGATTAGTTAACGCTACTGAAATGGTTAACGCAGCTCACAAAGGAAAATATGCAATTGGTCATTTTAACATCAATAACTTAGAATGAACAAAAGCTATTTTAGAAGCAGCACAAGAAACAAACACACCAACAATTATTGCAACTTCAGAAGGTGCTTTAAAATATATGGGTGGTGCTAAAGTTGTTGTAGGAATGGTAAATGGTTTACTTGATGAATTAAACATTACTGTGCCAGTTGCATTACACTTAGATCATGGTCAATCAATAGAGATGGCTAAAAAATGTATTGAAGCTGGTTATTCATCAGTTATGTTTGATGGATCACACCTACCTTATGAAGAAAATATTGCTAAAGTAAAAGAGTTAATGGTATTTGCTAAAAATCATGAAATCTCAGTTGAAGCAGAAATTGGTTCAATTGGTGGAGAAGAAGATGGAGTTGTTGGTGAAGGAGAACTTGGTGATCCAAAACAAGCAGCAGAAATGGGTGCTACAGGGATTTCAATGTTAGCAGCCGGAATTGGAAACATTCATGGTAAATATCCTGAATGATGAAAATCATTATCTTTTGAAACATTACAAGCTTTACAAGATGCATGTAAATTACCAATGGTACTACATGGGGGAAGTGGAATACCTCAAGATCAAGTAAAAAAAGCAATTACTTTAGGAATTTCAAAAATCAATGTAAATACAGAATTACAATTAGCATTTAGAGATGCTACTAGAAAATATGTTGAAGATAAAAAAGATCTAGATGATGATGCAAAAGGATTTGATCCTCGTAAATTGCTAGCACCTGGTTACAAAGCATTGAAAGCTACTTTTGTTGAACTAACCACTCTATTTGGTTGTGCAAACAAAGCTGGTAAATAA
- a CDS encoding lipoprotein produces the protein MKKLLGLLAATGLVVSTIAPVVACSESGDYLETVTIDGKNAFVFFELKNDKITDDDEKIISGFSAGGEAIKVTSWDSEAGKAKVAVIADPDQDKFDRSKDQTIILDLAIYLSKDISIIEKPSTPVNELEPLEVIGKIKVIIKKLTIERFVDLADLNLNLDLGEIAKNDREKIIDAFKAENPSVIVIQLDVPRISATGAKIRATSFSIAYKGEVQVTFTIKA, from the coding sequence ATGAAAAAATTATTAGGATTATTAGCAGCCACTGGATTAGTGGTAAGTACAATTGCCCCAGTGGTAGCATGTAGTGAATCAGGAGACTACTTGGAAACAGTGACAATTGATGGTAAAAATGCTTTTGTGTTTTTTGAATTGAAGAATGATAAAATAACTGATGATGATGAAAAAATAATTTCGGGTTTTAGTGCTGGTGGTGAAGCAATTAAAGTCACATCATGAGATAGTGAAGCAGGTAAGGCAAAGGTTGCAGTTATTGCTGATCCTGACCAAGATAAATTTGATAGAAGTAAAGATCAAACAATAATTTTAGATTTGGCAATCTATTTATCAAAAGATATAAGTATTATTGAAAAACCAAGTACACCAGTGAATGAACTTGAGCCACTTGAAGTTATTGGAAAAATTAAAGTTATAATTAAAAAGCTTACAATTGAACGTTTTGTAGATCTAGCAGATCTAAATCTAAACTTAGATTTGGGTGAAATTGCAAAGAATGACAGAGAAAAAATTATTGATGCCTTTAAAGCAGAAAACCCAAGTGTTATTGTTATACAATTAGATGTGCCTAGAATAAGCGCAACTGGTGCAAAAATTAGAGCTACTTCATTTTCAATTGCATATAAAGGTGAAGTTCAAGTGACTTTCACAATTAAAGCATAG
- the glpK gene encoding glycerol kinase GlpK has protein sequence MEKYILALDEGTTSARSLLVNKKGEIVALSQNEFSQIYPNAGWVEQDATEIWNTQRTTMVTALNNFKIDAASIEAIGITNQRETVIVWDKDTGNPIYNAIVWQDRRTDQYCIELAKTHKEIIKEKTGLVIDAYFSASKVKWILDNVSGAKEKAKKGELYFGNVNSWLIWKLTGGEKFLTDHTNASRTMLYNINTNSWDQELLDLFEIPMSMLPEIKSNSEIYGQTFRGLFSKNSEARVPICSSIGDQQSALFGQMCLEPGEIKATYGTGAFILMNTGSKKIDSPNGLLTVVSYAIKDKVTYGLEGSVMMAGATLQWLRDELRIIYKTPLSEWYAQQVNDDRQVYFVPSFSGLGSPYWDPYSRGAIFGLDRGVTKEHIIKAALESIAFQSNDVFEVMRLDSNIPIKTIKVDGGAANNNYLLQFQADITSSQIIKPKNTETTAMGAAYLAGLATGFWKDIEEIKKIWAVDKKLQASGKDVSKIVKGWKEAVRRTMGWLKDIA, from the coding sequence ATGGAAAAATATATATTAGCCTTAGATGAGGGAACTACAAGTGCACGTAGCTTACTTGTCAACAAAAAAGGAGAAATTGTGGCTCTAAGCCAAAATGAATTTTCTCAAATTTATCCAAATGCTGGATGAGTTGAACAAGATGCTACTGAAATTTGAAATACTCAAAGAACCACTATGGTTACTGCTTTGAATAATTTTAAAATTGATGCAGCCAGTATTGAAGCAATAGGAATTACAAACCAGCGTGAAACTGTTATTGTCTGAGACAAGGATACAGGAAACCCAATTTACAACGCGATTGTTTGACAAGATCGTCGAACAGATCAATACTGTATTGAGTTAGCAAAAACTCACAAAGAAATTATTAAAGAAAAAACTGGTTTGGTAATTGATGCTTACTTCTCTGCAAGTAAAGTAAAATGAATTTTAGACAATGTTTCAGGAGCTAAAGAAAAAGCCAAAAAAGGTGAACTTTACTTTGGAAATGTTAACAGTTGATTAATTTGAAAATTAACTGGAGGAGAAAAATTCTTAACTGACCACACAAATGCCTCAAGAACTATGTTATATAACATTAACACAAATTCATGAGATCAAGAGTTATTGGATTTATTTGAAATACCAATGTCAATGTTACCTGAAATTAAAAGTAACAGTGAAATTTATGGTCAAACATTTAGAGGGTTATTCTCAAAAAACTCTGAAGCTAGAGTACCAATTTGTTCATCAATTGGGGACCAACAGTCTGCCTTGTTTGGACAAATGTGTCTAGAACCAGGAGAAATTAAAGCAACTTATGGAACTGGAGCATTTATCTTAATGAATACAGGTTCTAAAAAAATTGATTCACCAAACGGATTACTAACAGTTGTTTCTTATGCAATTAAAGACAAAGTAACTTATGGATTAGAAGGATCAGTTATGATGGCTGGTGCTACATTACAATGGTTAAGAGATGAATTAAGAATAATTTATAAAACACCATTAAGTGAATGGTATGCCCAACAAGTAAATGATGATCGTCAAGTCTATTTTGTACCTAGTTTTTCTGGATTAGGTTCACCATACTGAGATCCTTATTCAAGGGGTGCAATATTTGGTTTAGATAGAGGAGTTACTAAAGAACATATTATTAAAGCAGCATTAGAATCTATTGCTTTCCAATCAAATGATGTTTTTGAAGTAATGCGTTTAGATTCAAATATTCCTATTAAAACTATTAAAGTTGACGGGGGTGCTGCTAATAATAACTACTTGTTACAATTCCAAGCAGATATTACTAGTTCTCAAATTATTAAACCAAAAAATACTGAAACTACAGCAATGGGTGCAGCCTATCTTGCAGGATTAGCTACTGGTTTTTGAAAAGACATTGAAGAAATTAAAAAAATCTGAGCAGTTGATAAAAAACTACAAGCTAGTGGTAAAGATGTTAGCAAAATTGTTAAAGGCTGAAAAGAAGCTGTCAGAAGAACAATGGGCTGATTAAAAGACATTGCATAA
- the glpO gene encoding type 2 glycerol-3-phosphate oxidase: MKYDVCIIGAGVIGASVARELAKYNLKTVVLEANPSFAQETSQGNSGLIHGGFDPKPEKINAKLNQEGKKLFAEHWFKELDFKHAPVNSIVLAFNEAEEKNLEELIQRGIKNGCTEQEIKIINQDVLQKLEPNINPNVKKALLCTSSVVLDPVELTGVLLKNAIKNGTEVKFSEKVIGIEKPSDFKITTNKGVYEAKVIINCAGHYADEIAKLAGYPDFELTTKRGEYIVLNQTKANSVNNVLFMVPDIHGKGVIVAPTLTGKVLVGPTAVDGVPKDETRLITREMEDHIKAIGLKIIPGLDMSKICLRFSGSRPIYKETDDFYIKTAKADQNFINVAGMKSPALSAAPAIAAMVEKMLGAVLPLDPKANWDRFEKNVFYNS, from the coding sequence ATGAAATATGATGTGTGTATTATTGGAGCAGGAGTTATCGGAGCTTCTGTTGCTAGAGAGCTAGCAAAATATAATTTAAAAACAGTTGTTTTAGAAGCAAACCCAAGTTTTGCTCAAGAAACAAGTCAAGGGAATTCTGGATTAATCCATGGAGGATTTGATCCAAAGCCTGAAAAAATTAACGCAAAATTAAATCAAGAAGGTAAAAAATTATTTGCTGAACATTGATTTAAGGAATTGGACTTTAAACATGCCCCAGTCAATTCAATTGTTTTGGCATTTAATGAAGCTGAAGAAAAAAATTTAGAAGAATTAATTCAAAGGGGAATTAAAAACGGCTGTACTGAACAAGAAATTAAAATTATTAATCAGGATGTTTTACAAAAACTTGAACCAAACATAAATCCCAATGTTAAAAAAGCATTGCTATGTACAAGCTCAGTAGTGTTAGATCCAGTTGAACTAACAGGAGTGCTTTTAAAAAATGCCATTAAAAACGGCACAGAAGTTAAGTTCAGTGAAAAAGTAATTGGAATTGAAAAACCAAGTGATTTTAAAATCACTACCAACAAAGGAGTTTATGAAGCAAAAGTTATCATTAACTGTGCAGGACACTATGCTGATGAAATTGCTAAACTGGCAGGTTATCCAGATTTTGAATTAACCACAAAAAGAGGGGAATACATTGTTTTAAACCAAACCAAAGCAAATTCTGTAAACAATGTGTTATTTATGGTACCGGACATTCATGGTAAGGGTGTAATTGTAGCCCCAACTCTAACTGGGAAAGTGTTGGTAGGACCAACTGCAGTTGATGGAGTACCAAAAGATGAAACCCGTTTAATTACTAGAGAAATGGAAGACCACATTAAAGCAATTGGTTTAAAAATTATCCCTGGTTTAGACATGTCAAAAATTTGTTTAAGATTTTCAGGGTCACGTCCAATCTATAAAGAAACAGATGATTTTTATATAAAAACTGCAAAAGCAGATCAAAACTTTATTAATGTTGCGGGTATGAAATCCCCAGCACTTTCAGCAGCCCCAGCAATTGCAGCAATGGTTGAAAAAATGTTGGGAGCAGTTTTACCATTAGATCCAAAAGCAAATTGAGATCGTTTTGAAAAAAATGTATTTTACAATAGTTAA
- a CDS encoding MIP/aquaporin family protein, whose amino-acid sequence MDNWLTYFMTETLGTMLLIVLGNGVVANIVLKNTKGNNGGWIAITAGWSFAVMLGATVSVALGGDAHLNPAVTMAMIVNGWESNVGHFGLIPIMLVGQILGAIVGQIIVDLFYIKHIHQTITEKEEGLVLAIHSTGPTYKNTFINCFCEFIGTSVLLVAIMATSAQFTDAGWMGPIFVGLAVFAIGLSLGGTTGYAINPVRDLAPRLVHQFLPVKGKGSSDWKYSWIPVVAPLLAGCVIGALFLIKT is encoded by the coding sequence ATGGATAATTGATTAACTTATTTTATGACAGAAACTTTAGGAACCATGTTATTGATAGTTTTAGGAAATGGTGTGGTTGCCAATATAGTTTTAAAAAATACAAAAGGTAATAATGGTGGATGAATCGCCATTACTGCAGGGTGATCTTTTGCTGTTATGTTGGGCGCAACAGTATCAGTTGCCTTGGGAGGTGATGCACATTTAAATCCTGCAGTAACAATGGCCATGATTGTGAATGGTTGAGAGTCAAATGTTGGGCATTTTGGACTGATTCCAATTATGTTAGTGGGTCAAATCCTAGGAGCAATTGTTGGTCAAATAATTGTTGACTTATTTTATATTAAACATATTCACCAAACAATCACTGAAAAAGAGGAAGGTTTAGTTTTAGCAATCCACAGTACAGGTCCAACTTACAAAAATACTTTTATTAACTGTTTTTGTGAATTTATTGGAACTAGTGTTTTGCTAGTTGCTATAATGGCAACCTCTGCTCAATTTACAGATGCAGGTTGAATGGGACCAATCTTTGTAGGGTTGGCAGTATTTGCAATTGGACTTTCATTGGGAGGAACTACTGGTTATGCAATTAACCCAGTTAGAGATTTAGCCCCAAGATTAGTTCACCAATTTTTACCAGTAAAAGGTAAAGGAAGCAGTGACTGGAAATATTCATGAATTCCAGTTGTAGCACCATTACTAGCTGGATGTGTTATTGGAGCATTATTTTTAATCAAAACTTAA